In a single window of the Campylobacter concisus genome:
- a CDS encoding pseudouridine synthase family protein produces MPYVNKFIATADHQKAYEILLQNGFIMSQTQRLIDKGRLICNGNAVSEKNAILCGDVFLIDYEAEPKGLKPIFECESFAVFDKPSGVLSHPNGRHCEYSLNDEIYTLFGRDASVAHRLDFETSGVIVVGKDRNSTIKLKKIFENREVSKSYIAMVQGKIEREFTIDAKMDLANNYDDVKMRMQICENGKSAVTKILPIRYFDDIDTTLVQAIPLTGRQHQIRLHLFHVKHKILGEPLYGLPRPQIEKILDKEMSERERINLTGAKRLLLHSDEISFKFDEIFYTIKSKFDAESEFYRFAKEGLL; encoded by the coding sequence TTGCCCTACGTAAATAAATTTATCGCTACTGCAGATCACCAAAAAGCTTACGAAATTTTGCTGCAAAATGGCTTTATCATGAGCCAAACCCAGCGCCTCATCGATAAAGGCAGGCTGATCTGCAATGGCAATGCCGTGAGCGAGAAAAATGCCATATTGTGCGGGGATGTATTTCTGATTGACTATGAAGCAGAGCCAAAGGGACTTAAGCCTATCTTTGAATGCGAGAGCTTTGCGGTATTTGACAAGCCAAGCGGGGTGCTCAGTCATCCAAATGGCAGGCACTGCGAGTACTCGCTAAACGATGAAATTTACACACTTTTTGGGCGAGATGCGAGCGTAGCACATAGGCTAGACTTTGAAACAAGCGGCGTGATAGTCGTTGGAAAAGATAGAAATTCCACGATAAAACTAAAGAAAATCTTTGAAAATAGAGAGGTTTCTAAAAGCTACATCGCGATGGTGCAAGGCAAGATCGAGCGAGAATTTACGATCGATGCTAAGATGGATCTGGCAAACAACTACGACGATGTGAAAATGCGAATGCAAATTTGTGAAAATGGAAAAAGTGCGGTGACTAAAATTTTGCCGATCAGATATTTTGACGATATCGATACGACTTTGGTTCAGGCTATTCCTCTCACTGGCAGGCAGCATCAAATTCGGTTGCATTTGTTTCATGTGAAACACAAGATCCTTGGTGAACCACTTTATGGTTTGCCACGTCCGCAGATCGAAAAAATTTTAGATAAAGAGATGAGCGAGCGTGAACGGATAAATTTAACTGGTGCAAAAAGGCTCTTGCTTCACTCGGATGAGATTTCTTTTAAATTTGATGAAATTTTTTACACCATAAAAAGCAAATTTGACGCTGAAAGCGAGTTTTATAGATTTGCAAAAGAAGGTTTACTTTAG
- the rlmN gene encoding 23S rRNA (adenine(2503)-C(2))-methyltransferase RlmN, with protein sequence MINLLDLSIDELKELVSPPFRATQIYEWIYKKNATEFSQMLNLPKDMRQDLAEKFYIDPLKCVKFEQSSDGSIKYLFELKDGLKIESVLLPMKEEISDENGKISRHARYTVCVSSQVGCKMGCAFCLTAKGGLVRNLTAGEIVGQILWIKRENKIPYERRINVVYMGMGEPLDNLTNVSKAIKILALNEGLAISPRRQTVSTSGLGSQIKKLGEMELGVLLAISLHAVTNELRSRLMPINKAYNIEAVMDAVRGFPIDMRKRVMFEYLVIKDLNDSVSDAKKLVKLLHGIKAKVNLIYFNPHEGSEFGRPELTSMLKFQEYLRDHGVTCTIRQSKGLDISAACGQLKQRNENAKFKAISSDKNLKTHSLEDNSQTSVS encoded by the coding sequence GTGATAAATTTGCTTGATCTTAGTATTGATGAGCTAAAAGAGTTAGTTTCTCCACCATTTAGAGCAACACAAATCTACGAGTGGATATATAAGAAAAACGCAACCGAATTTAGCCAAATGCTAAATTTACCTAAAGATATGCGCCAAGATCTAGCTGAAAAATTTTATATCGATCCTTTAAAATGTGTGAAATTTGAGCAAAGTAGTGATGGTTCGATCAAGTATCTTTTTGAGCTAAAAGATGGGCTAAAGATAGAGAGCGTTTTGCTACCGATGAAAGAGGAGATAAGTGATGAGAATGGAAAGATCAGTCGTCATGCTCGCTATACGGTTTGTGTTAGTTCGCAGGTTGGCTGTAAAATGGGCTGTGCTTTTTGTCTAACAGCAAAGGGCGGGCTTGTTAGAAATTTGACTGCAGGCGAGATTGTGGGACAAATTTTATGGATAAAAAGAGAAAATAAAATACCTTATGAAAGACGCATAAATGTCGTTTATATGGGCATGGGTGAGCCACTCGATAATCTTACTAACGTTAGTAAAGCGATCAAAATTTTAGCTCTTAACGAGGGTCTAGCCATATCTCCACGTCGTCAAACCGTTTCAACTAGTGGCCTTGGTAGCCAGATAAAAAAGCTTGGCGAGATGGAACTTGGTGTGTTATTGGCCATATCGCTTCATGCTGTTACTAATGAACTTAGAAGTCGTCTAATGCCGATAAATAAGGCATATAATATCGAGGCTGTTATGGATGCTGTTAGGGGATTTCCTATCGATATGCGCAAGCGCGTGATGTTTGAATACCTTGTTATCAAGGATTTAAACGATAGCGTGAGTGATGCTAAAAAGTTGGTAAAATTACTTCATGGCATAAAAGCGAAGGTAAATCTTATATATTTTAACCCACATGAGGGCAGTGAATTTGGACGACCTGAGCTTACCAGCATGCTAAAATTTCAAGAATATCTAAGAGATCATGGCGTCACTTGTACGATCAGACAGAGTAAAGGCCTTGACATAAGTGCGGCTTGTGGGCAATTAAAACAACGCAATGAAAATGCAAAATTTAAAGCTATTTCCAGCGATAAAAATTTAAAAACACATTCGCTTGAAGATAATAGTCAAACCAGTGTGAGTTAG
- a CDS encoding purine-nucleoside phosphorylase has protein sequence MLIISAGKNEIFDFALPMGVGLVDMAINLTKFLQKRSCVGADEKSINLKNIDPHYLTKIEAKFANSSNLELQNLSQIFSKNPERNLYQMPEKIVFVGSAGLYKDGEILQIYESSVGANIEISSIENRSYSPIECEISSIVSRGTVKTNSSNFITTDKNLAHKIFEKGYFLENMEFFSVLKVAQIFKIPAYGIFVATNFCNKNAHTDFIKNHAEAKKILTKYIKENM, from the coding sequence ATGTTAATTATCTCAGCTGGAAAAAACGAAATTTTTGATTTTGCCTTGCCGATGGGTGTGGGGTTAGTCGATATGGCGATAAATTTGACAAAGTTTTTGCAAAAAAGATCATGCGTGGGAGCAGATGAAAAGAGTATAAATTTAAAAAATATTGATCCACACTACCTTACAAAGATCGAGGCTAAATTTGCAAACTCATCAAATCTAGAGCTACAAAATCTAAGCCAAATTTTTTCAAAAAATCCTGAGCGAAATTTATACCAGATGCCAGAAAAGATAGTTTTTGTTGGTTCGGCTGGTCTATACAAAGATGGTGAAATTTTGCAAATTTATGAAAGCTCGGTTGGAGCAAATATCGAAATTTCTAGCATAGAAAATAGATCTTATTCACCGATTGAGTGTGAAATTTCTTCTATCGTTTCACGTGGAACTGTCAAAACAAATTCATCAAATTTCATAACGACAGACAAAAATTTGGCTCATAAGATATTTGAAAAAGGCTATTTTTTAGAAAATATGGAGTTTTTTTCTGTTCTAAAAGTAGCTCAAATTTTTAAAATTCCAGCTTATGGAATTTTCGTAGCGACAAATTTTTGTAATAAAAATGCACATACTGATTTTATAAAAAATCACGCAGAGGCCAAGAAAATTCTAACAAAATATATAAAGGAAAATATGTGA
- the hisF gene encoding imidazole glycerol phosphate synthase subunit HisF, which yields MNHFAKRIIPCLDVKDGRVVKGINFVGLVDAGDPVEIAKRYNDEGADELCFLDITASHLGRDTIVDVVKKVASKLFIPLTVGGGIRTLDDISHLLNAGCDKVSLNSSAIQDPNLIDEAAKKFGSQCVVIAIDTKKIENGYSVFINGGRIDTKKDAFVWAKEVESRGAGEILLTSMDNDGVKQGFNLELIKIFSTLSIPTIASGGAGKMEHFKEAFEAGADACLAASIFHFGEIEIKKLKEYLKANGVEVRL from the coding sequence TTGAATCATTTTGCAAAACGCATAATCCCATGCCTTGATGTAAAAGATGGCAGAGTTGTAAAAGGTATAAATTTCGTAGGACTTGTCGACGCTGGAGATCCTGTTGAGATAGCTAAAAGATACAATGACGAGGGTGCCGATGAGCTTTGCTTTTTAGATATCACTGCCTCTCATCTTGGGCGTGATACGATAGTTGATGTCGTAAAAAAGGTCGCAAGTAAGCTTTTTATCCCACTAACAGTTGGTGGCGGTATACGCACGCTAGATGATATATCACACCTTTTAAATGCTGGCTGCGATAAAGTAAGCTTAAATTCATCCGCTATACAAGATCCAAATTTGATTGATGAGGCAGCTAAGAAATTTGGCTCGCAATGTGTCGTAATTGCGATCGATACTAAAAAGATCGAGAATGGTTATAGTGTTTTTATAAATGGCGGCAGGATCGATACTAAAAAAGATGCATTTGTTTGGGCAAAAGAGGTTGAGTCGCGTGGAGCAGGGGAGATATTGCTAACCTCTATGGACAATGACGGTGTCAAACAAGGTTTTAACCTTGAGCTAATAAAGATCTTTAGCACGCTTTCTATACCAACTATCGCAAGTGGCGGCGCTGGTAAGATGGAGCACTTTAAAGAGGCTTTTGAAGCCGGGGCTGATGCGTGTTTGGCAGCTTCGATATTTCACTTTGGTGAGATTGAGATAAAAAAGCTAAAAGAGTATCTCAAAGCAAATGGCGTTGAGGTTAGGCTCTGA
- a CDS encoding DEAD/DEAH box helicase codes for MSKANTLKYFLLSQYLEPKTLDEPKKTNTKFKKSIDLEIANFDEKFLQILRAFDSSLLKNGIEISIYGGIFETDLLAIYISKLANVKFEKEQILEELRSEQTSFDKAFCYKFKLAGDLVFCKDDQNFTLKDVNLDDDLTPFFTPNSSDDLFISTAPWAMARLDYLKEISQSDFSKECERIKDKLSIYKEKMEFGKYIKLINDELKSALKTPFCNDFLRLEVKIINPNFKENDSLLNSFFIDDINLLIKFYESGRTHELTDQFLDDGSENKFERLDVRDEQNRRLVRDFFKAEEYPRSAFASDFALNFSQQIAVNNIIKKFKERSGGIYSVNGAPGTGKTTLLKDVMAEVVTLRAMKLAQMSRHDIFAPVRDSSDKVLYFTLNKELQGYEMVVSSCNNGAVEILSKELSQLKSIGDYADEIDYFKFIATRLLSADEKTKFGEKSFISKPAWGLFCVALGSKQNKSNFVFNAINGVKIEKTHSQFEDISKEFKEFIEQDGFLMGLGKYLATGEGIDDYDEAKEKFNQALHEVNLLFSEIRIKEEELKSINSELINIDKRLDNYNSAKQIDELLKPLIDELDLSKNELEQKAAEANELTKLIGQNEILQEYLSTPPKPSFFIFQQILRTQAFEKYNNEAQKVSEINRQIAEQNLKASKQNSENKEKSEVKLNELKAQITQLEEKILELNTKIDHLNKLNDDFIRRQKLIGRSEELDSFLNGSFNQSNEEIQKSMPFMMERDLDEKSHKTKLFKARIKLFKEALNLHKATIFACKEAVRANLRAVSVIFNDEKMAEKNGLKSKDRREIIKGLFLLTPVVSSTFASFNNTFKDLLNGDIGLLLIDEAGQANLTSALGALLRSNMAVVVGDPLQLEPVVTLPPALNNAILRYCDAKDEFNLLKSSVQLRADKVQNIGTYIKGEGKSIWVGSPLIVHRRCANPMFKISNETTYDEMMILGRSSESKLSDPNIKTEWIDVSSDEWIGNYNKAEGMIVKELLDGKLAKLKDSVKIITPFKDVCKNLKGAGTIHTMQGKEADVVIFVLGGATKGARAWAASTPNLLNVALTRAKEVVYIVGNRENWSNLPYFEVAARKIDKGQI; via the coding sequence TTGAGCAAAGCAAATACCTTAAAATACTTTTTATTATCACAATATTTAGAGCCAAAAACCTTAGATGAGCCAAAAAAGACAAATACCAAATTTAAAAAATCAATAGACCTTGAGATCGCAAATTTTGATGAGAAATTTCTACAAATTTTAAGAGCATTTGATAGCTCGCTTTTAAAAAATGGTATAGAAATTTCAATTTATGGTGGCATTTTTGAGACTGACTTACTTGCTATTTATATATCAAAGCTAGCAAATGTTAAATTTGAAAAAGAGCAAATTTTAGAGGAACTACGCTCTGAACAAACGAGCTTTGATAAGGCGTTTTGCTATAAATTTAAGCTCGCTGGTGATTTGGTATTTTGTAAAGATGACCAAAATTTTACTTTAAAAGATGTAAATTTAGATGATGATTTAACTCCGTTTTTTACACCAAACTCATCTGATGATCTTTTTATCTCAACAGCTCCTTGGGCAATGGCTCGCCTAGATTATCTAAAAGAGATAAGCCAAAGTGATTTTAGCAAAGAGTGTGAGCGCATAAAAGATAAGCTATCTATCTATAAAGAAAAAATGGAATTTGGCAAATATATAAAGCTTATAAACGATGAGCTAAAAAGTGCACTTAAAACACCATTTTGTAATGATTTCTTAAGGCTTGAAGTAAAGATCATAAATCCAAATTTTAAAGAAAATGATAGCCTTTTAAATAGCTTTTTTATAGATGATATAAATTTGCTTATCAAATTTTACGAGTCAGGCAGGACGCATGAGCTAACTGATCAGTTTTTGGATGATGGCAGTGAGAATAAATTTGAAAGACTTGATGTAAGAGATGAGCAAAATAGAAGGCTTGTTAGAGATTTTTTTAAAGCAGAAGAGTATCCAAGATCGGCCTTTGCTAGCGACTTTGCTTTAAATTTCTCACAGCAAATTGCTGTTAATAACATCATTAAAAAATTTAAAGAAAGAAGTGGTGGAATTTATAGCGTAAATGGCGCTCCAGGGACTGGTAAAACAACGCTTTTAAAAGACGTAATGGCTGAAGTCGTTACGCTTAGAGCGATGAAACTCGCGCAAATGAGCAGACATGATATCTTTGCACCAGTTCGAGATAGTAGCGATAAGGTGCTTTATTTCACTCTAAATAAAGAACTTCAGGGCTACGAGATGGTCGTTAGCTCTTGTAATAACGGCGCAGTTGAAATTTTGAGTAAGGAGCTAAGCCAACTAAAGAGCATAGGGGACTATGCGGATGAGATTGATTATTTTAAATTTATAGCCACGAGGCTACTTTCTGCTGATGAAAAGACTAAATTTGGCGAGAAGTCATTTATATCAAAGCCAGCCTGGGGGCTGTTTTGCGTGGCACTTGGCTCAAAGCAAAACAAGTCAAATTTTGTTTTTAATGCGATTAATGGCGTAAAGATCGAAAAAACACATAGTCAGTTTGAAGATATTTCAAAAGAATTTAAAGAATTTATAGAACAAGATGGCTTTTTAATGGGGCTTGGCAAATACTTGGCTACTGGCGAAGGAATTGATGATTACGACGAGGCAAAGGAGAAATTTAATCAAGCCCTACATGAAGTAAATCTACTTTTTAGCGAGATCAGGATCAAAGAAGAGGAGCTAAAAAGTATAAATAGTGAGCTTATAAATATCGATAAAAGACTTGATAACTATAATTCAGCAAAGCAAATAGACGAGCTTTTAAAACCACTAATAGATGAGCTAGATTTGAGCAAAAATGAGCTAGAGCAAAAGGCAGCTGAAGCTAACGAGCTAACAAAACTTATTGGTCAAAATGAAATTTTACAAGAGTATCTCAGTACGCCTCCAAAGCCATCATTTTTTATTTTCCAGCAAATTTTAAGGACACAAGCTTTTGAAAAATATAACAATGAAGCGCAAAAAGTTAGTGAGATAAATCGCCAAATAGCTGAGCAAAATTTGAAAGCAAGCAAGCAAAATAGTGAAAACAAAGAGAAGAGTGAAGTAAAATTAAACGAACTAAAAGCTCAAATAACTCAGCTTGAAGAGAAAATTTTAGAACTTAACACCAAGATAGACCATCTAAACAAGCTTAATGATGACTTTATTAGACGTCAAAAATTAATTGGTAGAAGTGAAGAGCTTGATAGCTTTTTAAATGGTAGTTTTAATCAGAGTAATGAAGAAATACAAAAGAGTATGCCATTTATGATGGAACGTGATCTTGATGAGAAATCCCACAAGACGAAGCTTTTTAAGGCAAGAATCAAGCTTTTTAAAGAAGCGCTTAATCTGCATAAAGCTACTATTTTTGCTTGCAAAGAGGCTGTTAGGGCAAATTTGCGTGCTGTTAGCGTTATCTTTAATGATGAAAAGATGGCTGAAAAAAACGGTCTTAAGTCTAAAGACAGGCGTGAGATAATCAAAGGATTATTTTTACTAACGCCAGTTGTTAGCTCGACTTTTGCCTCGTTTAATAACACTTTTAAAGACCTTTTAAATGGCGATATAGGCTTGCTTTTGATAGATGAAGCAGGGCAGGCAAATTTGACTAGCGCGTTAGGTGCATTGCTTCGCTCGAACATGGCTGTTGTAGTTGGCGATCCACTTCAACTTGAGCCTGTTGTAACATTACCACCAGCTTTAAATAATGCTATTTTACGCTACTGCGATGCAAAGGATGAGTTTAATCTACTAAAATCATCAGTTCAACTTCGAGCCGATAAAGTACAAAATATTGGTACATATATAAAAGGAGAGGGTAAGTCCATTTGGGTTGGTTCGCCACTTATCGTTCATAGAAGGTGCGCCAACCCTATGTTTAAAATTTCAAACGAAACAACATATGATGAGATGATGATACTTGGTAGAAGTAGTGAAAGTAAACTTAGTGATCCTAATATCAAAACAGAATGGATTGATGTTAGTAGTGATGAATGGATAGGTAATTATAATAAAGCTGAAGGCATGATCGTTAAAGAGCTTTTAGATGGTAAGCTAGCTAAGCTAAAAGATAGTGTTAAAATAATAACACCTTTTAAAGATGTTTGTAAAAATTTAAAAGGGGCTGGTACTATTCACACCATGCAAGGCAAAGAAGCTGATGTTGTTATCTTTGTTCTTGGTGGTGCCACAAAAGGTGCTAGAGCATGGGCTGCTAGTACGCCAAACTTACTAAATGTAGCACTAACAAGAGCAAAAGAGGTTGTTTATATAGTTGGTAACCGAGAAAATTGGTCTAATTTGCCATATTTTGAGGTAGCGGCTAGAAAAATAGATAAAGGACAGATTTGA
- the rsmA gene encoding 16S rRNA (adenine(1518)-N(6)/adenine(1519)-N(6))-dimethyltransferase RsmA, with protein sequence MIKAKKHFGQNFLQDKATLDKIIQAIPNDVENVVEIGPGLGDLTFRLLQIYKTTCFEIDCELFQILKAKFANEIQNGQLKLFCKDALEQWQQEGGLSSQNYFLVANLPYYVATKMILNAIDDEKCLGLIVMIQKEVALKFSAKSKDKEFSALSILASLQGRCELLFDVDAKLFNPPPKVTSSVIKLQKTKKIFGKDGIFKDAKQYEAFKAFLRAAFASPRKTLLKNLSTNFDKNALEEIFESLGLAQNLRPHELDVDSYLKVFERLKEDNERQKRRESCN encoded by the coding sequence ATGATAAAGGCAAAAAAGCACTTTGGACAGAATTTTTTACAGGACAAAGCGACACTAGATAAGATCATCCAAGCGATACCCAATGACGTAGAAAACGTTGTTGAGATTGGGCCTGGCTTAGGTGATTTGACATTTAGACTTTTGCAAATTTACAAGACGACCTGTTTTGAGATAGATTGTGAGCTGTTTCAAATTTTAAAGGCCAAATTTGCAAATGAGATCCAAAATGGACAATTAAAACTTTTTTGTAAAGATGCATTAGAGCAGTGGCAGCAAGAGGGCGGACTAAGTAGCCAGAACTACTTCTTAGTCGCAAATTTGCCCTATTACGTTGCGACGAAGATGATCTTAAATGCGATAGATGATGAAAAATGCCTTGGCCTTATCGTGATGATACAAAAAGAGGTTGCTCTTAAATTTAGTGCAAAGAGTAAGGATAAAGAATTTAGCGCTTTATCGATCCTCGCTTCACTTCAAGGCAGGTGTGAGCTTTTGTTCGATGTGGATGCAAAGCTTTTTAATCCACCCCCAAAGGTCACATCCTCAGTCATCAAACTACAAAAAACAAAAAAGATTTTTGGCAAAGACGGGATTTTCAAAGATGCAAAACAATACGAGGCTTTTAAAGCATTTTTAAGAGCTGCGTTTGCTTCGCCAAGAAAGACACTTTTGAAAAATTTATCTACAAATTTTGACAAAAATGCGTTAGAAGAAATTTTTGAAAGCCTAGGCTTAGCTCAAAATTTACGTCCACACGAGCTAGATGTCGATTCTTATCTAAAAGTATTTGAAAGATTAAAGGAAGATAATGAACGACAAAAACGAAGAGAAAGTTGTAACTAA
- a CDS encoding ribonuclease J: MNDKNEEKVVTNQSKNNKRRRFRPKNKPKQEGETTEQASLASKSVIDNFFATEQAETETHAEPKSQNSRPKKPRNNKNQNKNGENNKPKEQKQESQETKTKTQEQKEKPKKAKKPKKNLPAKLNGNEQWQQDIASAMVANKVVHELRLEPMKYLNSSEHKIRITPLGGLGEIGGNMTIFETDTSAIIVDIGMSFPSESMHGVDILIPDFDYVRKIKDKIKGVIITHAHEDHIGAVPYFYKEFKFPIYATPLPLGMINNKFEEHGLKQERSLFRSVEKRKPYLIGDFEVEWIHITHSIIDASALAITTKAGTIIHTGDFKIDHTPIDGYPTDLGRLAYYGERGVLCLLSDSTNSYKEGFTKSESSVGKTFDAIFSKAKGRVIMSTFSSNIHRVYQAIEWGLKYNRKVCVIGRSMERNLYTAMELGYIKLDKKIFIDANEVGKFKDDEVLIVTTGSQGETMSALYRMATDEHKYIKIKPTDQIIISSKAIPGNENSVSTVLNFLLKSGASVAYQDFSEIHVSGHAAQEEQKLMLRLIKPKFFLPVHGEYNHIAKHKETAISCGVDERNIYLMSDGDQMEICQKYLKRVKTVKTGKVFIDNQINKQISDDVVIDRQNLAEAGVVMIIAQISRHGAKLINKPRVISYGLVGNKQDAEFSKEMQEILTQFLSNVKEELLKDGRLLESQVRQVIRKHIFRKVKKYPTIVPIIYLM; this comes from the coding sequence ATGAACGACAAAAACGAAGAGAAAGTTGTAACTAACCAAAGCAAAAACAACAAAAGACGAAGATTTAGACCAAAAAATAAACCAAAACAAGAGGGCGAAACTACCGAGCAAGCTTCACTAGCAAGCAAAAGCGTAATAGATAACTTCTTTGCAACAGAGCAGGCTGAAACTGAAACGCACGCCGAGCCAAAGAGCCAAAATTCTCGCCCAAAAAAGCCAAGAAATAACAAAAATCAAAACAAAAATGGCGAAAACAATAAGCCAAAAGAGCAAAAACAAGAATCACAAGAAACAAAAACCAAAACACAAGAACAAAAAGAAAAGCCTAAAAAAGCTAAAAAGCCAAAGAAAAATTTACCTGCAAAACTAAATGGTAATGAACAATGGCAGCAAGATATCGCAAGTGCAATGGTGGCAAACAAGGTCGTTCACGAGCTTCGTCTGGAGCCGATGAAATATCTAAACTCAAGTGAACATAAAATTCGCATAACTCCACTTGGCGGTCTTGGTGAGATCGGCGGAAATATGACGATATTTGAGACCGATACGAGCGCGATCATCGTTGATATCGGCATGAGCTTTCCAAGCGAGAGTATGCACGGCGTGGATATCCTCATCCCGGACTTTGACTACGTTCGCAAGATAAAAGATAAGATAAAAGGCGTCATTATCACTCACGCACATGAGGATCATATCGGTGCAGTGCCCTACTTTTATAAAGAGTTTAAATTTCCGATTTACGCCACGCCTTTGCCACTTGGTATGATAAATAACAAATTTGAAGAGCACGGCCTAAAACAAGAGCGCTCGCTTTTCCGCTCGGTCGAGAAGAGAAAGCCATATCTCATAGGCGACTTTGAAGTAGAGTGGATACACATAACGCACTCTATCATCGACGCCTCCGCACTTGCTATCACGACAAAGGCTGGCACTATCATCCACACAGGCGACTTTAAAATCGACCACACTCCGATAGACGGCTACCCAACAGATCTTGGCAGACTAGCGTATTATGGCGAGCGTGGCGTGCTCTGTCTATTAAGCGATAGCACAAACAGCTACAAAGAGGGCTTTACAAAGAGTGAAAGTAGCGTTGGCAAGACCTTTGACGCGATATTTTCAAAAGCAAAAGGGCGCGTCATCATGAGCACATTTAGCTCAAACATCCACCGCGTCTATCAAGCGATCGAATGGGGATTAAAATACAACCGCAAAGTCTGTGTCATCGGCAGATCAATGGAGCGAAATTTATACACTGCGATGGAGCTTGGCTACATCAAGCTCGATAAGAAAATTTTTATCGATGCAAACGAGGTTGGTAAATTTAAAGATGACGAAGTGCTTATCGTCACTACTGGCTCTCAGGGCGAGACTATGAGCGCGCTTTACCGCATGGCGACAGATGAGCACAAATATATAAAGATAAAGCCGACTGATCAGATCATAATCAGCTCAAAAGCGATCCCAGGCAACGAAAACAGCGTCTCAACGGTGCTAAATTTCTTACTAAAATCAGGTGCGAGCGTCGCTTACCAAGACTTTAGCGAGATCCACGTCAGCGGTCACGCAGCGCAAGAAGAGCAAAAGCTGATGCTTCGCCTCATAAAACCAAAATTTTTCTTGCCGGTGCATGGTGAGTACAACCACATCGCAAAGCACAAAGAGACGGCCATTAGCTGTGGTGTGGATGAGAGAAACATCTATCTAATGAGCGATGGCGATCAAATGGAGATCTGTCAAAAATACTTAAAACGTGTAAAAACGGTAAAAACCGGCAAAGTCTTCATAGACAATCAAATAAATAAACAAATCTCAGACGATGTCGTCATCGATAGACAAAATCTTGCCGAAGCAGGTGTCGTCATGATAATCGCTCAAATTTCACGTCATGGTGCAAAACTTATAAACAAGCCTCGCGTCATTAGCTACGGCCTTGTGGGCAATAAACAAGATGCGGAGTTTAGCAAAGAGATGCAAGAAATTTTGACGCAGTTTTTAAGCAACGTCAAAGAGGAGCTTTTAAAAGATGGTAGACTGCTCGAGTCACAAGTACGCCAAGTGATTAGAAAGCATATCTTTAGAAAGGTCAAAAAGTACCCAACTATCGTGCCAATTATCTATCTAATGTAA
- a CDS encoding SIS domain-containing protein: MQTINQIAAEVLKIEANELLRHAKNLEIEDAVNLIYNAKGKVIVTGVGKSGHVGAKIAATLASTGTPSFFLHPTEAMHGDLGMIGKDDVLLAISFSGESDELIKILPHVKRFGVKIVAMARSKTSSLGKFSDAFISIDVEKEACPLNAAPTASTTLTLALGDALAVCLMQRRGFKKEDFANFHPGGSLGKRLFLKVKDVMRSENLPIVHWNASLKKAIDTMTHGKLGTVLIVDKDGVLDAILSDGDLRRALMREDFDLDEPAMKFATLHPKEINDKEMLAVDALALIEKYKIQLLAVVENGVPVGVLHIHDLTNLGL, encoded by the coding sequence ATGCAAACAATCAACCAAATCGCAGCCGAAGTTTTAAAGATAGAAGCAAACGAGCTTTTAAGACATGCTAAAAACTTAGAGATAGAAGATGCTGTAAATTTGATATATAACGCAAAAGGCAAAGTCATAGTCACAGGCGTGGGCAAGAGCGGTCATGTAGGTGCAAAGATCGCCGCCACGCTTGCAAGCACCGGCACGCCAAGCTTTTTCTTGCATCCAACAGAGGCTATGCACGGCGACCTTGGCATGATAGGAAAAGATGATGTTTTGTTAGCTATTAGCTTTAGTGGCGAAAGCGATGAGCTTATCAAAATTTTACCTCACGTAAAGCGCTTTGGCGTAAAGATCGTCGCAATGGCAAGAAGTAAAACAAGCTCGCTTGGTAAATTTAGCGATGCATTTATTAGCATAGATGTAGAGAAAGAGGCCTGCCCACTAAATGCCGCTCCAACAGCATCAACTACACTAACGTTAGCTCTTGGCGATGCGTTGGCTGTTTGTTTGATGCAAAGGCGAGGCTTTAAAAAAGAGGACTTTGCAAATTTTCATCCAGGTGGTAGCCTTGGAAAGAGGCTATTTTTAAAGGTCAAAGATGTGATGAGAAGCGAAAATTTACCGATAGTTCACTGGAATGCGAGCCTAAAAAAAGCAATCGATACTATGACACACGGTAAACTTGGCACGGTCCTAATCGTCGATAAAGATGGTGTGTTAGATGCTATTTTAAGCGACGGCGATCTTAGACGTGCACTTATGCGAGAGGACTTTGACCTAGACGAGCCAGCAATGAAATTTGCAACCTTACATCCAAAAGAGATAAACGACAAGGAAATGTTAGCCGTGGATGCGTTAGCTTTAATAGAAAAGTATAAAATTCAGCTTCTAGCCGTTGTAGAAAATGGCGTGCCCGTAGGTGTTTTACACATCCATGACCTTACAAATTTAGGACTATAA